The nucleotide sequence ttttttagcCTTAAAGCGGGTAAACCTATTCTAGCAGTAAATTATGGACCtaaaaatgagcataatgttTCCTTTAGTGTATTCTctactgtttgttttgctgtcatGTCAATAATAAGTGTTTATTTAGCAAGACTTTGCCTGTAAATCATCCCCAAAATACAATGTTATTATGAACATTGAGGCAGCAGCTATGAGCTACTAGCTACACAGCAGCTACATCCTTAATTCTATGGGATAAATGTTGTCTCACTTGTTGAAGACTGCATTGAGCCAGCCCCAGAAGTGTCTCCGGCTCGACTCCCTCAGACCCACAGCGGACCGCACTGCCCTCGATAAAAGCCTCATATCTTAAATctgaaagataaaaataaaataaatcaacaatcGGCTCCTGTTTGAGATTTAAAACTGCGACACAGGAGATGTTCTCACCTCTAACAGCCAGGGTTGTTTACATTTGGTCGGCGTCCATTGCTGTAACCGTTGACCTCGTGGCGTAAGGAAAACGTGCCGCCCCATTGGCTGTACGGTGAACTTACGCAGGGGGCGTGGTTACGTCTGTTGGGGCtagagcagcaacagcagcaggatgagGAGCTAGCAACggcaggacaggaggaggaaacacaaaacagagcTCAGGGAAATCTTTGTGACAGTTGTACGATGTCGGAGCTGCTGTGAGGAGCTTGTAGACGCTGTGATAATGATTCGGACACTCAGCGGAGCCTCTCTGAAGGCTGTCGGAGCAGCGCAGCCCAAACTGCTAAAGGACGTCACCACCAGGCAGCTGCACAGGTAAGAATGGCATAAGATGCGAGCTAACTGTGTGGTCCTGTAGTCAGGTAAAGCTTAATGAATACTCTTGCTCACTTTATAATGTAACTGACTGACAGATAAAGTTAAGTAAAGGGGGCAGACACGCTGCTACTTGCTTTAATGACTAACTTTAATTGCCACTGCCAAGGACTTTCACACAGCAAGATTGCACAATATGTCTGCTGAACCTGATCCTCACACCTCACCACaatgtttacacacacataacatTTGTCGTCTCTACAACCAGGCGTGCTCTATCCACATGTGCATGCCCAGTCTGACTGTCAGTCACTTGTTTTGAGTGAACTGCACCTTTAGGAAGGCACGTCAGCTGCATGTAATTATACCTAGCAACTCTATTGGATCGTCTGGGGACATGGTAGGCAGCTTACGTAGTGTGCCCCCCATAGCAATATAAGCAAACAGTGAAAGACAGATGTTGTAACTTTAAGTCAGGGGTCTCTTAAGTcaagaacacacctgactcAATCAACTGAATTGTCTTTACACAGTTGATTTGTTGGATCAGGGTCAGTTGATTgagtcaggtgtgttcttgcttggttggaatgaaaacctgcagccacagcggctctttactggatcagtttgagacCACTGCTTTAAGGTATACATTCAGAACTTAGGCAACTCCTTTACTTTGTCAATGAGTTTAGTGAGACATCAGGACCCAGTGCCATCGCGAAATTAATGGATCCCATTTGGATTAAGTGTCCCTCAGGTTTAACCAAAGACGGCTGTGCAGGTTTTTACAAGTTCAGGCAGTCCTCTCCTTCGTATCTGAATGCAAATTAGGCAACAAAGTCCCTGAAGCCACGTTTCTCTTTAGAACAACTGCAGGTTTAGCGCGTAATTCTTCTGCTTCTACATGGTGATCAAGCGGTAGATGCAAAGCAGCTCTGATCCTTCAGCTGGTTTTATTGGTTCTTCCCCTGTCTGCTTGGTTTACAGCCCTTTGCCTGCTTCTAATTTTCAGAGAATCAAAACAGGATGTTGTCTGTTGACAGTGTTCGGAACATTTTTACAAGCACTGGATTTTAAGTGTTCTCCCGGGCTTGAACATTGTGTACTTCCAGTTCTTTGCAAATGCTTAATTATGTAAAATCCTGTGGTGGAGTGTGGACAAGTTTTGGTATTTTGTAACTTTTGCCTACACTCTGAGCACACCACTAGATCAGAGCCTGATCGATACTCGATTTTGGGGGGCAGATGGCAATACAAATAACTTTATTGTCCGAAATGACATCCGTGCACTGAAACAGTGAACTTTAATagaacaatttgtagcaatttttatattttaatcaCTATTTTATTGGCCCCAACTGAACGGAAGTAAAAAATTAGACATTGAGTTTGTGGATGATTGGTTTAAGTCAAATTTTTTCGTGAGAGTCCAAATAATGTGACTTTATGTATCTGTATCAGGCCAATATCAGAGCTGGATATTCTCTTTTTAGATATGAATAACCTGTTCACTACAACATTTGTGTCAAAGGTTTCCCTACTGACCGGTTTCAAAGGTCTCATAGCTGCTCTAACAGTCCTGTACAGTTGGACATTGAACCACTGACCTTAGTCCTCTATTCGGCCTTCTACCTTTTGCAAGCTGTAAAGCTGGTTGGTTATCAGTAACCATCTTTAATTTTAACTGTCTGTAATCTCGCCTGTTTATTTTCCAGGACGTGTGACGTAGCCGTAGTTGGAGCCGGCATCGTGGGCTTGGCCACAGCCAGAGAGCTCATTCTGCGGCACCCGTCGCTCAACTTCATCCtgctggagaaagaaaaagagcttGGTGGGTTGAAAGTTCTTGTGGGGAAGGAGGACAACAACTTGCTCTAAAGAGAGAAATGTTTTGCATGTCACAGTAATTAAAACCAGTTGTGTTGGCTCTGTGCTCCAGCACATTGGTTGTGAAACATGAGAACGACATTGAGGGTTAAGTGCCAAGTCCTCGCTTTAATTTATAGGTATTGGGTGAACAGCTGCCATTGTGCTggacagaattaaaaaaaaatctgctagaGTCGCACAGTGTTTGTTTGACCATTGAACACCAGTAAAGCCTCTTAAGCCCCATTATCGAGCAAGCATCTTAAAAAGTAAATTTAAATGTCTTGCCAgtcttacatttttaacatttcagtgatgtgtttgacattttgggccTTGGAGGAGTTGTGCAACATTTTGGGAGAGTCACTGCATCTGGCCAAGAAATAATCCATCCCATAAAAACGAACCTTGTCGCTTTTAAAAATGACGATGTGCCACACTGTGAGCTCATGGGAGTGAGTGAGGTGCTGGTTTGGGAGTAGCTTGTATGAAGCTGACTGAAGTATCCCTCTTTGAATATATTAAATGTTATAGATTGAGGATTTAAAGTCCCTTTCTGTCTATCTAAGGATCTTAATGAAACCTCCCTTTCTATCtgttttgttcttcttcatATTGTTCTTCAATTCGAACTCACCAGCTGCACACCAGAGTGGGCACAACAGTGGAGTCATTCACAGCGGGATCTACTACACGCCGGGCTCGCTGAAGGCCCGACTGTGTGTGCGAGGAGCCACTTTAGCCTACGAGTACTGCGAGAAGAAAGGGCTCCCTTACAAGAGATGTGGAAaggtctgtctctgtgttttaacCAGATGAGATCATTAAAATATGCATTGGAATACTGAATGGAAGAACTCAATTATCATATAGATGGAACTTTCATTCCAATGACTCTTGACAGATGAATTACAATATTTTCGTGTACCACATGTATGGAGCTGCAATATGAATCTCTGTGCTGTGCCAATGTTGGTATTGATCAGTATATTTCTGCATTTGGCAGCTCATCGTGGctgtggagcaggaggagataCCCAGACTGAAAGCTTTATATGAGCGCGGCATGCAGAACAATGTGCGCGACCTTAGTATTATCGATGGCAAGGAAATCCGAGAGCGAGAGCCGTACTGCAGGGTAAGAGTCTCGCAGGCGATGCAGTTATTCATGCAGAAGAAAAGAGGACAGTGAAGGCCTATAGTGTGTCGTCCTTGCAGGGTATAATGGCCTTGGATTCGCCCTACACCGGCATTGTGGACTGGAGGATGGTGGCTCTCAGGTACGGCGAAGACTTTGAAGAGGCAGGTGGCAAGGTGGTAACAGAATCTGAGGTTGATGACATCTCCATGGTCAAGGAGAGCTCAGCTGGGAGTACTGAAGGTAATGAATAGTTTTCTGTACATCAGTAtgtcaatacagtcaattttGAGCGAGGGTTGTCAatatgtaattgtttttttatctgcagGAATGAAATATCCAATCGCAGTCAAAGACAAAAAGGTAAGACACGTGCAACTAAAAGCATCACGATGTTCAGATTGTGTTCTGTCTTTTTCACTGATGGCGTTATTATTTCAATAGGGTAACGAGATATGGTGCCGTTATGTCCTGACCTGTGGAGGCCTGTACTCAGACCGCCTGTCGCAGATATCTGGGTGCAGTCGGGAGCCGCGGATCGTCCCCTTCAGAGGAGATTATTTGGTCCTGAAGCCAGAGAAACACTATCTGGTCAAAGGAAATATCTACCCTGTAAGTCTGAGGAAACCATATGTCCAATCTCCAGATTTCTAGTTTCTTTCATGTGCGCCGCAGCTTCTAACTTTGGCGGCCTCAAGTGGCAAAAAGAGATTAACTTGAAAATCATGTAACCTGAAATCAATAAGCtggtagaaaaaaaattgagaaaacTGGTTCAGCTGCTGTTGAATCCAGTTTGGATTTCCTTGTAAGTGTCAATACGTCACTGCAATTACATTGATTTACAAATAGATccaaaacagatgaaaaactACCTTCTGCATATCCACATTTcactacatttttgttttgctttttataaAATACACCTATAGGTTCCTGACCCTCGTTTCCCCTTCCTTGGTGTTCACTTCACCCCGCGGATGGATGGAAGTGTTTGGCTCGGTCCCAACGCAGTCCTCGCCTTCAAGAGAGAGGGTTACAAAGTGTACGATTTCAATGCCCGAGACTTCGCAGACGCACTATCATTCAGGTACCACGGAAATTATTTCATCTGTTCCTTTTAtcatctttgtgttgtgtcCTGGAGCTTTATTTTGAGAGGAGGCAAAGATGCTGAAGTCATGTTAATAACAGTGTAATTGTCCCTTGGTGGGTGATGCTGAATATTTAATCGTTTCCTTTTTATTGTTCAGGGGCCTTCAGAAGCTGGTAATGAGGAACATAACGTACGGGATTGGAGAAATGTATCGAGGGGTTTTCATTGGTGCACAAGTCAAAATCCTGCAGAAGTACATCCCTGAACTCTCGCTGAGTGACGTGCTCAGGTAGAGAAATAATACAAGAGCTAAAAATGCATGCACACTGCAGGATTTCAGTTGTTTGTAGCACAAGCAAGAGGATAAATTATCTGATTAGAATGTGTTTTCTGTAACCCTCATTGTTGTTCGTCTCCAGGGGTCCTGCGGGAGTTCGAGCCCAGGCTCTCGACCGAGACGGAAACCTTGTAGACGACTTTGTGTTCGACGGCGGGGTCGGGGATGTGGGCAGTCGGGTGCTCCATGTGCGGAACGCTCCCTCGCCGGCAGccacctcctccctcgccaTCGCTGAAATGGTAGCAGACGAGGTGGAGAGTCGATTTTCTTTGTAGACAAACACGGTGATGGCAGAAGGGTGAAGGGAACCAAAGTGAAACTACAATGTTGTGTGAAGCTGCCATGACTTCAGCGCCATTGTCATTGTGAAGACCTTTTGTTTATCACAGGTCAAGCCTTAATTTAGGAGTAGAAAGTAAAatatattagattagattagatttttaCGACTGTTTTTACTTGTGTGGTGCTGTTTCAGGTtgtatgtaaaaatgtatttttctacaCTACATTTCTGTCTTACAAAGTGTACGATGAGTTACTCTTAGTGAAAATATTAAGCATAGCCACAAGGTTCAGCTTCAATAATATCAGTTTTCATTATCAAAAATGACATACTGTTTTCTTTCATATGAACTTAACTTTTGGGagatttaccttttttttaaatgatggatTTTTAAAAGTCATGGGTATAATTCTTGTATGGACGTTTTATTTTACTCTcatcatgtgtgtttttctcttaagCTACTGACTTAAGGAGAGaagtttgtctttgttgttataATATTGTAATGCCGCCTACTGGTCCCAGTCCAAAATGCTGCAAAACTATTTTCAGAAAGAAATCCCAAAAATTAATTGAACAATCCaatatattatatttcaatATGAAATGTAGAGAGTATCTCAGGTTTCGAGACATGGTTTAGCTCATTTTGGACTGAAATGAAATGCACAGTTTTAGATAAAAATACGCACAGATAATGAAGAAAGACGGGTTTTTGTAAACTGATATAAGACTAAATATTCAAAGGTCTTAGGTGATGTTTACACAAAACTGAGAACATGGTTTTTATAagttgtttatgtgtttgtgggCAGTGATTTGATTTAATCCTGCTAGAATTATCTCTCTGTTAGAGCTTCAAAGGTTTCACACATTGCTAGAAATACTGTTTATAAAAAATGGTGTCACCTTTGCTGATAATTCATGCCATAGATTGACAAATGAATGTTAAAGAAAATGGTGCATAAATTCATATTTTGAATAGCAAATATATGagtgtttgtggtttgtgacatATGCCATTTAAACATAGGCCACACATGCTGCAGTATGTTACACTGAGGTGCTTTTTACAGGGCGTGTTCACAGGtcttgtgcatgtgtgaaaaaagtagtgtaaAATGTTGtgcggctccagaggaagctgcatgaaatgtgataaattgcctctagtgatgtcactcacgttgtattgtgggtaatgtaggcatgaAGTTTTGACAAGCAGTTTGACTCatcaaaatcgatacagcagcaccagagatatcacctttttcaTGCCAAGCACTCTTCTTACTTTTTGATATCCGGTGCACTCgtaacccacaatgcaatttagctgctgcagtgacatcacttgagggaatttatcacattacatgcagcttcctctggagcctgCTTATATTCACATGTGTAGTGGTACTCCACAGGACCTCTATACACTTtcaaagtgcaatatgtaaaaattctggtttgaaatattttttaaaactatgATTACAGACAGGGTTCTTGTGGCCCATAGAGCGTGCAACTTCCGCCAACCGAGgcggctaacttcctgtttagcgcccggctaacttgaatgaggataaaatgatttaatagtgcggctcttctagactttccaaatgttattggaccgaatGGCTCAAATAACAATTactgtcattcaaaaaaatTAATCTGCTGTTTTACATCcccttctttcacaatgttagcatttagcgaTTAagctggtgatatgctgccccctatttgttcgGAGCATGAATTCAAAAAGTgtccaattcttacatattgcaccttttaataaGGAAAAATTGTGGATAATATCAGGAAGAAAGTTGGGATTTTTGTGGCACAACTTCACTTTCCTCCAAGGTGCATGTAGAACAAAAGAtaataaacagagagagatCAGTGTCACTTCAAGTTTTGACCTTTTCATACTTATTTATTCAAGCAGTTGTCTGCAGCAGATCAAGCACTGAGTCATTTTGTCCACAAGGAGGCAGGATGTCAGCAACAAACATGCTGTTTGAGCCCCAACGTAAGCAGGAATTATGTCTCAATGTGATGCTTCTGCTGAATCcggttgtttttatgtttttactggAAGTGCTTTCATAATTCCTTGGAAATAAAGTGGCTTTATTTGCATGTACCTGTTTCACAAAATCAATTATGTGACGTTTCGACTGTGTTGTTTTAGCACCACTCTCACAACAGGAAAGTCAGTAAATTAAAGGTTGATTTTAtgtgacctttttttaaaaatatatattccgggaattattataattataattctGTCGCCAATATGAGATGAGGCAGAAGTCcagccttgttttttttcctctgtccaataaaatgtgaaattacGCAGCGTGCGTGCCTGACAGCGGAGCGCGgcgcagagagcagcagcagacagacaggcagcggAGTTGGTACGAACATCTTCGACTTCACAAACCAAAAACACCTCGACTGCTCCTCAGCTGCCCCGCTCACAGACATGCCTCGGACTGCTCGCTGTTCCGGGGATTCGCGTTGGATTTAGCGGCCGATCGCTCCGGAAAAGATGCCTGAATGTGAAGTAAACAGCGCAGGAGAAAGTGTGCCTTGTTTGGAGCTGAACGGGTCGTGTGCCACAACATAAAACTCGGAGCGCATCaaggccagcagcagcctgtAGCACCAGTTAGCTAGTCGGCTAACGCTAGCCTGCTAACGTTACAGGTGTGAAGGCAGCAAATAACCAAACATAACTTGTAGCTGTAGTTAGCTGGCAACGAGCTGAGCTCCCATGTCGTGACTTAATACTGAACTTAATGTGCCTATTATAAGCTTTTTAGGAAACGCCAAGTAGCAAGTATAACACTTAGCAACATTGTTGTTAGCCATTAGCTTTTTAGTTAGCCGCTGTCCCGTGTTTACAGCAGCGGCAGGCTAGCCTCGCTAGCCACCGAGCTAACGACCTAACTTTATAGCTACATGTgcttaatttcttttttagctCATTTTCCGCTGCTTAACCCGACTCAGCCCCGGACTTGTAGTGTGGTTTGGTGATACTCTTCATATTTGCAAGCGGGACTATTGGACTTTTTCCACCGTGCCTGCCCTGGACTGACCCACCCACAAGGACTATCTATCCGGGGCCGATGCTGACAGTTCAGCCCGGATCACGGCAACGCCAGGAGCCGCTACAGCAATGCAGCCCCAGCAGATATACGACTTTTCAAGTGACGAGAACAGTCACAAATGGAGAGGCCTGTTCGTGCAAGCTTTACGAAAGGTAACACCGCGATTACTACAACAAGTAACCGTCTCCACACTGCCTTTCAAAACACGTATTCCCATACTGGTGATTCATTGGTTTGGGGATATGGAGGTATTGGTTTCATCTGCATTTACTGACACAAACTTTTGTTGCATGTTTGCTACTtgtcaacaataaaaacacacactattattattattattattattattattattacaataatTATCAGTAGTGGTATCAGTAGTACTATGAGGAATACAGGCACATCTGTCATGTAACCAGCAGtattatttatgattttatttttttagataaggaaaaaactaaaatcagAAGAATAGCATGTGAAAAACACTAATTTCCAACATGCTCCCAATTGGAATTAAGAGTTTTTCCTACACTATAAGTGTCCCcgttaaatcaaataaatgaaaagtaatCAATGTTTTGTCGGTCGCTCTTGTCAGTATTGAAACTGATGTCTTCATCGTCTGTATGTGGCTgttacagtttgtttattcaataaGTCTCTCACGCAAGTTCcctattatgatttttttcccacacTGTTTTTGAAGAAGTTGATCAGTGTGTCACGATCTGTCGATAGTGTTTCGTACTTTTGAGGGTAAACGGGTCGTACTAATAACTTGCAGGGTGCTGATGTTACCTGCAAGTTTATATCAGTGAGGCTGTCCTGGGACTGCTGCCCTGTTGCTCGAAGGCACTGTCAAACAGTATTTGACGTGTGTGTTGCTGCCAACGACTTTATTTGTTCCTCATTTGGTCAAACAGCAAAGATGCATCATCTGTGCACGGTAGAGCCCTTCTGCAGCTGTTTTATGATGAGTAAACGTCAAGTGTTGCTCCTTTTTCTGGAGAAATGCAACCTCATTCTCATAAACCTACTTGAAACTTTTTGGACAggaaatattttaatttcaatgtCACTGGTCAGCAGGACTGACACGTATCAGTTCCTTTTGGACTGTCCCTCTCTTTCACTTTGCTTGCATCATCTTGGCTTCTCCCTGTCATCACCagatttcttttctctgttttctgacCCCCCCTGCTTCCCTCAGTCTTGCACTCAGACTTGCAAACTCATGACAATCCAGCTCCGAGttcaaactgaaaacacaaagttaTCACTGCTCTGCTATGCTTCACTGTCAACTTTTTTTGCCTGGCTGTTCCATTAGGTTACACGCAAAAAAGCCACATTGTTTAGATACTGGAAGATGCACACAgctctgcctgctgctctccCTTTGAAAAGGTCCTGTGTGTAAACCTACAAGGCTCTGTGAAGATCCTTTTTATATGTTTACGTGTCCTGATGTGGTTGGAGCTCCAAGGAGTCGCTGAGAGGGACACAGACTGCTGTGGAAAAGCTGTGTTGGTGTGCAGAGAGACGGGGCAAACTATAATACAAGCTAATGATTCAGTGTTACATTAAGCATAGTAAAACGTGTTGCTCACCTTGGAGACCTGGCAGAGGTTTAAGTTCAACCAAACAGCAGCAAGCACTTCTAACCTTTTACCTTTTTATAATCCAGCCAGTTCACTGTCAGCGTTCCTCCCTTATGATGCATCACTTCAAACGTATAACTGATCCTCTTTCCGAAAAGAATGCTGAAAAGTGTCC is from Sparus aurata chromosome 16, fSpaAur1.1, whole genome shotgun sequence and encodes:
- the l2hgdh gene encoding L-2-hydroxyglutarate dehydrogenase, mitochondrial isoform X1, with the protein product MIRTLSGASLKAVGAAQPKLLKDVTTRQLHRTCDVAVVGAGIVGLATARELILRHPSLNFILLEKEKELAAHQSGHNSGVIHSGIYYTPGSLKARLCVRGATLAYEYCEKKGLPYKRCGKLIVAVEQEEIPRLKALYERGMQNNVRDLSIIDGKEIREREPYCRGIMALDSPYTGIVDWRMVALRYGEDFEEAGGKVVTESEVDDISMVKESSAGSTEGMKYPIAVKDKKGNEIWCRYVLTCGGLYSDRLSQISGCSREPRIVPFRGDYLVLKPEKHYLVKGNIYPVPDPRFPFLGVHFTPRMDGSVWLGPNAVLAFKREGYKVYDFNARDFADALSFRGLQKLVMRNITYGIGEMYRGVFIGAQVKILQKYIPELSLSDVLRGPAGVRAQALDRDGNLVDDFVFDGGVGDVGSRVLHVRNAPSPAATSSLAIAEMVADEVESRFSL
- the l2hgdh gene encoding L-2-hydroxyglutarate dehydrogenase, mitochondrial isoform X2, translated to MKTCSHSGSLLDQFETTALRTCDVAVVGAGIVGLATARELILRHPSLNFILLEKEKELAAHQSGHNSGVIHSGIYYTPGSLKARLCVRGATLAYEYCEKKGLPYKRCGKLIVAVEQEEIPRLKALYERGMQNNVRDLSIIDGKEIREREPYCRGIMALDSPYTGIVDWRMVALRYGEDFEEAGGKVVTESEVDDISMVKESSAGSTEGMKYPIAVKDKKGNEIWCRYVLTCGGLYSDRLSQISGCSREPRIVPFRGDYLVLKPEKHYLVKGNIYPVPDPRFPFLGVHFTPRMDGSVWLGPNAVLAFKREGYKVYDFNARDFADALSFRGLQKLVMRNITYGIGEMYRGVFIGAQVKILQKYIPELSLSDVLRGPAGVRAQALDRDGNLVDDFVFDGGVGDVGSRVLHVRNAPSPAATSSLAIAEMVADEVESRFSL